A section of the Paenibacillus odorifer genome encodes:
- a CDS encoding NucA/NucB deoxyribonuclease domain-containing protein has translation MKKWISSLIIVALLALASYWFEQNGEPTDPSSPSNSSVVQLTFPSDRYPETAKHIQDAIAKGESATCTINREQAEENRKESLKGIPTKKGYDRDEWPMAMCEEGGVGADIEYITPSDNRGAGSWVGNQLEDYADGTRVEFMFK, from the coding sequence GTGAAAAAATGGATCTCCAGTCTCATCATTGTTGCATTACTTGCTTTGGCTAGTTACTGGTTTGAACAAAACGGAGAGCCTACAGACCCCTCGTCTCCATCCAATTCGAGTGTTGTTCAGCTAACCTTCCCATCAGACCGCTATCCTGAGACCGCCAAGCATATTCAGGATGCCATTGCGAAAGGTGAATCCGCCACATGTACGATTAACCGAGAGCAGGCTGAAGAGAACCGCAAAGAGTCCTTAAAAGGGATCCCTACTAAAAAGGGATATGACCGGGATGAATGGCCAATGGCTATGTGTGAGGAAGGCGGCGTTGGTGCCGACATTGAATACATAACGCCAAGCGATAACCGCGGGGCAGGAAGCTGGGTTGGCAATCAGCTGGAGGATTATGCAGACGGAACCCGGGTGGAATTTATGTTTAAATAA